A genome region from Cohaesibacter gelatinilyticus includes the following:
- a CDS encoding phosphate/phosphite/phosphonate ABC transporter substrate-binding protein produces the protein MITKPSYNSPQMVPYSGHLRRACWMVSLALVSCFATTHGQASENKTLIFGIVPQQSATRLAQAWVPMMKHLSERTGVKITFATAKDIPSFEACLAKGAYDLAYMNPYHFTVFNKADGYRAFARQADKKLKGIIIIPKSSDYQSLEQLNKMEIAFPSPAAFGASVIPRAEMKQRNMNVSPVYVRSHDSVYRSVAAGLFPAGGGVMRTFGNIPQGIRDKLRILYKTDGYTPHAFAAHARISPDIVQKITATMADMNIQRDPVLKSLGMKAFSIAKDSDWDDVRSLNLTDKQTEIIKDNSLQCHSG, from the coding sequence ATGATTACCAAGCCTAGCTATAATTCCCCTCAGATGGTGCCTTATTCAGGTCATTTGCGCCGAGCCTGTTGGATGGTCAGTCTGGCTCTTGTTTCCTGCTTCGCGACCACTCATGGTCAGGCAAGTGAAAACAAAACATTGATCTTTGGAATTGTTCCGCAACAGTCTGCCACGCGCCTGGCTCAGGCCTGGGTTCCCATGATGAAGCATCTGAGTGAGAGGACAGGTGTCAAAATCACGTTTGCGACTGCCAAAGATATTCCATCTTTTGAAGCCTGTCTGGCCAAAGGTGCTTACGATCTGGCTTATATGAACCCTTATCATTTCACTGTCTTCAACAAGGCAGACGGCTATCGCGCCTTTGCTCGTCAAGCTGACAAGAAACTGAAGGGGATCATCATCATACCCAAGTCAAGCGACTATCAATCACTTGAACAGTTGAACAAGATGGAAATTGCTTTTCCCTCGCCAGCTGCTTTTGGAGCCAGTGTCATTCCACGCGCTGAAATGAAACAGCGAAATATGAATGTTTCTCCCGTTTATGTTCGTTCCCATGATTCTGTTTACCGCTCGGTTGCTGCCGGTCTGTTTCCCGCAGGTGGCGGGGTAATGCGCACGTTTGGTAATATTCCCCAAGGAATAAGGGACAAGCTGCGTATCCTATATAAAACTGACGGTTATACGCCTCATGCTTTTGCGGCTCATGCACGGATCTCCCCGGATATAGTTCAAAAGATTACTGCCACCATGGCCGACATGAACATTCAGCGGGATCCTGTATTGAAATCCTTGGGCATGAAGGCATTTTCCATCGCAAAAGATTCAGATTGGGATGATGTTCGTTCCCTAAATTTGACTGATAAGCAAACAGAAATCATCAAGGATAACAGCTTGCAATGTCATTCAGGCTAA
- a CDS encoding sensor histidine kinase — translation MSFRLKTILGIAAIEALLLTILIVSGLHYLTVSNQDQLLQRGQSTAKLVATMTADAVIAVDLATLDALIEQSLQNEDIVYLRIRNQSGQVLSQGGDDNALGQTFREDNTIDAAQSDQRLDVSAPVQIAGTNFGQIELGLSTAKLETTIAAAFKWMASIALSEMVLVALAGWILGTYLTRQLRSLKAGAKQVATGDFGHQISVRGKDELADTAISFNQMSQSLRRYADLAEEARLKAESGREFAENTLRDALDSMQDGVVIFDKNEDIVLMNKSYEACYNLTDKVTNGSIKSARTLFFAQSSFHKKDQASFLQSALDKLHNPDRHRRWEHNLKDGRHLLIAQQTMSNGGIVLVQTDVTQLYETLEENRQLQMELMQRHKTEALGTMAGGMAHEINTPVQFISDNIAFVASGVSDLCSMINDLRDRSKKTGSLTEIHLSQAMETADWDFLHEELPQAVNEMQTGIQRIRDQIVTFKQFASADSGEKELVNLKEAIQTSLKISQMDLKSDIKIDVNAPSDDRLASISCNRTQINQVIHSLVSNAFHAIEDTHRSDGKIDIELKNHGESISIAIRDNGCGIPEDQLPKIFDTLYTTKEPGRGTGHGLALCQRIVERDHGGAFDVSSKPDQGSCFTFSLPFKRTYKAA, via the coding sequence ATGTCATTCAGGCTAAAAACAATTCTGGGTATTGCAGCGATTGAAGCTTTACTCCTGACAATCTTGATTGTCAGCGGTCTTCACTATCTGACCGTGTCAAATCAGGATCAATTGCTGCAAAGAGGTCAATCTACGGCAAAACTCGTCGCTACCATGACAGCAGATGCAGTGATTGCAGTTGATCTGGCTACTCTTGATGCCTTGATCGAACAAAGCCTCCAAAACGAAGATATTGTCTATCTTCGCATTCGCAATCAGTCGGGTCAGGTACTCAGTCAGGGAGGTGATGACAATGCGCTGGGGCAAACTTTTAGAGAAGACAATACCATTGATGCTGCGCAATCTGATCAGAGGCTTGACGTCTCCGCACCCGTGCAGATTGCTGGTACAAATTTTGGCCAAATCGAGCTGGGCCTTTCCACTGCGAAACTGGAAACCACCATTGCTGCGGCGTTCAAATGGATGGCATCCATTGCCCTTTCGGAAATGGTTCTTGTTGCCCTCGCGGGTTGGATTCTGGGTACCTATCTTACGAGGCAACTGCGTTCTCTGAAAGCAGGAGCCAAACAGGTTGCAACTGGAGACTTTGGCCACCAGATTTCCGTTCGTGGCAAAGACGAACTTGCTGATACGGCAATCAGTTTCAACCAGATGTCGCAGTCCCTGCGACGCTATGCCGACTTGGCAGAAGAGGCGCGTCTGAAAGCAGAATCCGGACGTGAGTTTGCTGAGAATACACTGCGTGATGCATTGGACAGCATGCAGGATGGTGTAGTCATCTTTGATAAGAATGAAGACATCGTTCTGATGAATAAGTCATATGAGGCATGTTATAATCTGACTGACAAGGTCACAAACGGGTCAATAAAATCCGCTCGAACCCTCTTTTTCGCTCAATCATCCTTCCATAAAAAAGATCAAGCCAGTTTTCTTCAGTCCGCACTGGACAAGTTGCACAACCCGGACCGCCATAGACGCTGGGAACATAACCTGAAGGATGGCCGCCATCTATTGATTGCCCAGCAGACCATGTCCAACGGTGGAATTGTTCTGGTACAGACCGATGTTACGCAATTGTATGAGACACTTGAGGAAAATCGACAATTGCAGATGGAGCTGATGCAGCGCCACAAAACCGAGGCTCTCGGTACAATGGCAGGTGGCATGGCGCACGAAATCAATACACCCGTACAATTCATATCCGATAATATTGCCTTTGTTGCATCTGGGGTGAGCGATCTCTGCAGCATGATAAATGACCTCCGGGATCGAAGCAAAAAGACCGGCTCATTAACCGAGATTCATCTGTCTCAGGCGATGGAAACAGCTGATTGGGATTTCCTTCACGAAGAGCTGCCACAGGCAGTAAACGAGATGCAAACAGGTATTCAACGTATTCGCGACCAGATTGTAACCTTCAAACAATTTGCGTCGGCTGATAGCGGTGAAAAGGAACTTGTCAATCTCAAGGAAGCAATTCAAACGAGCCTGAAAATCTCTCAAATGGATCTTAAGTCAGATATCAAAATCGATGTGAATGCTCCATCAGATGATCGTTTGGCGAGTATTTCGTGCAACCGCACACAGATCAATCAGGTTATTCATAGCCTTGTAAGCAATGCCTTTCATGCAATTGAAGACACCCACCGTTCTGATGGCAAAATTGATATCGAGCTAAAAAATCACGGCGAGAGCATTTCAATTGCCATTCGCGATAATGGTTGCGGGATCCCGGAAGATCAGTTGCCAAAAATCTTTGATACGCTCTATACGACCAAAGAACCCGGAAGAGGGACAGGGCATGGTTTGGCGCTATGTCAGCGGATTGTCGAGCGGGATCATGGTGGTGCGTTTGACGTGTCGTCCAAACCAGATCAGGGCAGCTGCTTCACTTTTTCTCTCCCCTTCAAAAGGACATATAAAGCTGCATGA
- a CDS encoding TonB-dependent receptor domain-containing protein, which yields MGMNKAHWLCSVATASLLLIHTSGAGLAQEAEAPGMQDQVAEEIGSEALETIVVVGNYNGDRFAEAADRNTSIYISETAVQAAETGDLKDLFAEEASVTVGGGIPIAQKIYVNGVDMLNLNVTIDGAMQNNRSFHHVTANSIDPGLLKAVRVDAGVAAADSGPNAIAGSVAFETKDALDLLEDGQTAGGKVILSADSNSKTFSESLTLYGRQGGFDFLGYAKNAKGEEYTTGDDWKIPGTAADLQSLMLKAGFTTESNNRFEAAAQILRDSSLRPYRANFGALPSKPTQTVRLYDSIRKNFSFNFYTDAPTDFWDPEVNLGFSENEIAVPVPYGSKGVSNTLNGKVANSFHFADVNTVTTGFDFYKKGSTYSGPSVENEEESLNIGAFAQVRLQPIDPLKLSFGTRFDAQKFEGVAGQKFDVSGLSGNASAAYEIVDGLILKAGYANVFGGIALEDNYTFEKAWNYTGLKPARSQNVTAGFEAKKWNFTLSGEVYQTDVKNARSSVYNYKTKVMTRNNVDFVTQGFNVGLGYNWQNGFAKLTYSNNSVKVDNIKSDSYTALDLAAPLGQVIAFNIAHTFQPYNLTVGGNIDAALDYDTGSTGSSKDLEGYTVVNLFAEYEPEQVKGLSLRLAANNIFDKDYADRGTYGGDYNSVTELSEPGRSFLATVKYKF from the coding sequence ATGGGCATGAACAAGGCGCATTGGCTATGTAGCGTTGCCACCGCAAGTTTGCTTTTGATCCACACATCAGGAGCAGGCTTAGCTCAAGAAGCAGAAGCTCCTGGTATGCAGGATCAAGTTGCAGAAGAAATTGGCTCGGAAGCACTCGAGACCATAGTTGTTGTTGGCAACTACAATGGTGACCGTTTTGCTGAGGCCGCTGATCGTAATACCTCGATTTATATCTCGGAGACTGCTGTTCAGGCAGCAGAGACCGGCGATCTGAAAGATCTATTTGCTGAAGAAGCTTCTGTTACAGTTGGTGGCGGTATTCCAATCGCTCAAAAAATCTATGTCAATGGCGTGGATATGCTGAACCTGAATGTTACCATCGATGGGGCAATGCAGAATAACCGGTCCTTCCATCATGTCACGGCAAACTCTATTGATCCCGGTCTCTTGAAGGCTGTTCGCGTCGATGCTGGCGTCGCAGCAGCAGACTCCGGGCCAAATGCTATTGCCGGATCTGTGGCCTTTGAAACAAAGGATGCACTTGATCTTCTTGAAGATGGCCAGACCGCTGGTGGTAAAGTCATTCTCAGTGCGGACAGCAATTCCAAAACATTCAGTGAATCGCTCACGCTTTACGGACGCCAAGGCGGATTTGATTTTCTCGGATATGCCAAAAATGCCAAGGGCGAGGAATATACAACAGGTGATGATTGGAAAATTCCAGGAACTGCCGCAGATCTTCAAAGCTTGATGCTCAAAGCTGGCTTCACCACCGAAAGTAACAACCGTTTCGAAGCTGCTGCTCAGATATTGCGCGATTCCTCTTTGCGACCTTATCGTGCGAACTTTGGTGCTTTGCCAAGCAAGCCTACACAAACGGTTCGCCTCTATGACTCTATCCGCAAGAACTTCTCTTTTAATTTCTATACAGATGCACCGACTGATTTCTGGGATCCAGAAGTAAACCTCGGTTTCAGTGAGAATGAAATCGCTGTGCCGGTCCCTTATGGCAGTAAAGGTGTCTCCAACACTCTTAACGGTAAGGTTGCAAACAGCTTCCACTTTGCTGATGTGAACACCGTTACCACCGGATTTGATTTCTACAAAAAGGGATCGACCTATTCCGGTCCAAGTGTTGAGAATGAAGAAGAGAGCCTCAATATTGGTGCATTTGCGCAGGTGCGCCTGCAGCCAATTGATCCTTTGAAGCTCTCTTTCGGCACTCGCTTTGATGCCCAAAAATTCGAAGGTGTTGCTGGTCAGAAGTTCGATGTTAGTGGTCTGAGTGGCAATGCATCTGCTGCCTATGAGATTGTTGATGGCCTGATCTTGAAGGCTGGTTACGCCAATGTCTTTGGCGGAATTGCGCTGGAAGACAATTACACGTTTGAAAAAGCTTGGAACTATACAGGCTTGAAGCCTGCTAGATCTCAAAATGTCACTGCGGGATTTGAAGCAAAGAAATGGAACTTCACGCTATCTGGTGAAGTCTATCAGACCGATGTCAAAAATGCGCGTAGCTCGGTCTATAATTACAAGACCAAAGTGATGACCCGCAACAATGTTGATTTTGTAACCCAAGGCTTCAATGTCGGTTTGGGTTACAATTGGCAAAATGGTTTTGCAAAGCTGACCTACTCGAACAACTCGGTGAAGGTCGACAATATCAAGTCAGATTCCTATACAGCTTTGGATCTTGCTGCCCCACTTGGTCAGGTCATTGCCTTCAATATCGCGCATACTTTCCAGCCTTATAATCTGACGGTTGGTGGTAATATTGATGCCGCTCTGGATTATGATACCGGATCAACAGGCTCGTCGAAAGATCTTGAAGGCTATACCGTGGTCAATCTCTTTGCAGAATATGAGCCCGAGCAGGTGAAGGGCTTGTCACTTCGATTGGCGGCGAACAATATCTTCGACAAAGACTATGCAGATCGAGGAACATATGGTGGCGATTACAACTCAGTGACCGAGTTGAGTGAG